From the genome of Pelobacter propionicus DSM 2379, one region includes:
- a CDS encoding ADP-ribose pyrophosphatase: protein MATTGQSAPHVKARRDKPAEYPERFPVPDHLVGWESAYPAYDPPYYVSPVVLENDSSRNPAGWADPEQLSPADAPQESLCGALRHDERGRALNSAGRTGLAGRGLLGKWGPNYAADPIITRINRRENRLELLAIQRRDNGQWAIPGGMVDRGELVTRTLARELVEETGVSLDMERARFIYQGYVDDPRNTDHAWMETTAKHLHLDPDMAEQLEPRAGSDARAVRWLPLTAETIASLYASHCVLVKKALELLCQGGRTGMSEADRQLVQALLHVV, encoded by the coding sequence GATAAGCCCGCGGAATACCCGGAGCGCTTCCCCGTGCCCGACCACCTGGTCGGCTGGGAGAGTGCCTATCCGGCGTACGATCCTCCCTACTACGTCTCCCCGGTGGTGCTGGAGAACGACTCATCCCGCAACCCGGCCGGCTGGGCCGACCCGGAGCAGCTTTCCCCGGCAGATGCCCCGCAGGAGAGCCTGTGCGGAGCGCTGCGCCATGACGAAAGGGGAAGGGCTCTGAACTCGGCCGGCAGGACCGGTCTGGCCGGGAGGGGGCTTTTGGGGAAGTGGGGGCCCAACTACGCCGCCGACCCGATCATCACGCGCATCAACCGCCGGGAGAATCGCCTGGAACTGCTGGCCATCCAGCGCAGGGACAACGGCCAGTGGGCCATTCCGGGGGGCATGGTGGACAGGGGGGAGCTGGTCACCCGCACCCTGGCGCGGGAGCTTGTGGAGGAGACCGGCGTTAGCCTGGATATGGAGCGGGCAAGATTTATCTACCAGGGGTATGTGGACGACCCGAGGAACACGGACCATGCCTGGATGGAGACGACGGCAAAACATCTGCATCTCGACCCGGACATGGCGGAGCAACTGGAGCCGCGGGCCGGGAGCGATGCCCGGGCCGTGCGCTGGCTGCCGCTTACGGCGGAAACCATTGCCAGCCTCTACGCCAGCCACTGCGTACTGGTCAAAAAGGCCCTGGAGCTGCTCTGCCAGGGGGGAAGGACCGGAATGAGCGAGGCTGACCGGCAGCTGGTCCAGGCGCTCCTGCACGTGGTGTGA
- a CDS encoding cytochrome c family protein, translated as MQRIILYGLMFLFATAVVATAENRELFQVDREYFPYYPSLFRWEKSTAPFTEPETCAGCHEQQHREWNGSVHSLALRDPIYQGELNKGVAAVGHDIARQCEGCHSAAGMVTGELKKPGLAGLSPLARAGVSCDVCHSVSGTSHTRTPTREAGNGSLILNPGYDGKEGPQLVKRGPNRPDGECGGGFHECRQSPLHDQADLCAGCHQVYHHDKHFPLEATYNEWKHSPYAQRGIQCQDCHMVENDTFLKSADDFRKPQRSQYRHYFNGTNYLLAWLSAQAATRNNDKEQAERLMKQYDMAVKRLQSAAGLELIPIYDNGRLRELKIRVSNLRAGHNLPTSLSNIRQMWLEVSARDQNNRLVMTSGSLKANGSLSPETRIFNSEGMGSDFHFSHDPWVITAFSRHETIPSRGYREVYYGVPSLRGITTLIVEARLRYRTADQHVAEALLSAVPGDINLATEYGLTSVPPLPVVDMASVRSTVAMRKR; from the coding sequence ATGCAGCGCATCATCCTCTATGGCCTGATGTTCCTCTTCGCCACGGCCGTCGTGGCAACCGCCGAAAACCGGGAACTGTTCCAGGTTGACCGGGAGTACTTCCCCTACTACCCCTCGCTCTTCAGATGGGAAAAATCCACCGCCCCCTTCACCGAACCGGAGACCTGCGCCGGCTGCCATGAGCAGCAGCACAGGGAGTGGAACGGCTCGGTGCACAGCCTGGCCCTGCGTGACCCGATCTACCAAGGGGAACTGAACAAGGGGGTGGCGGCGGTGGGGCACGACATCGCCCGCCAGTGCGAGGGGTGCCACTCGGCTGCCGGGATGGTGACCGGTGAGTTGAAGAAACCGGGGCTGGCCGGCCTCTCCCCCCTGGCCCGCGCCGGGGTCTCCTGCGATGTCTGTCACTCGGTCAGCGGAACCAGCCACACCAGAACACCCACCCGTGAGGCAGGAAACGGTTCGCTGATCCTGAACCCCGGCTATGACGGCAAGGAGGGACCGCAACTGGTCAAACGGGGACCCAACAGGCCGGATGGGGAATGCGGCGGCGGATTCCACGAGTGTCGCCAATCCCCGCTGCACGACCAGGCCGACCTGTGCGCCGGCTGCCACCAGGTCTATCACCACGACAAGCACTTCCCCCTCGAAGCCACCTACAACGAGTGGAAGCACAGCCCCTATGCCCAGCGCGGAATCCAGTGCCAGGACTGCCACATGGTGGAGAACGATACCTTCCTGAAGAGCGCCGACGACTTCAGGAAGCCGCAGCGCTCCCAGTACCGCCACTACTTCAACGGCACCAACTACCTGCTGGCCTGGCTGTCGGCCCAGGCCGCCACCAGGAACAATGACAAGGAGCAGGCCGAACGCCTGATGAAGCAATATGACATGGCGGTAAAACGGCTGCAGAGCGCAGCCGGCCTGGAGCTGATCCCCATCTACGACAACGGCCGGTTGCGGGAGCTGAAGATCAGGGTCTCCAACCTGCGCGCCGGCCACAACCTGCCCACCTCCCTCAGCAACATCCGCCAGATGTGGCTGGAGGTCAGCGCCAGGGACCAGAACAACCGGCTGGTCATGACCAGCGGTTCCCTGAAGGCGAACGGCTCCCTGTCGCCGGAGACCCGCATCTTCAACTCCGAGGGCATGGGCAGCGACTTCCACTTCTCCCACGACCCCTGGGTGATCACCGCCTTTTCCCGCCACGAGACTATACCGTCCCGCGGCTACCGGGAGGTGTACTACGGGGTTCCCTCCCTCAGGGGGATCACCACCCTGATCGTGGAGGCCAGGCTGCGCTACCGCACGGCTGACCAGCACGTGGCCGAGGCGCTGCTCTCCGCGGTGCCCGGGGACATCAACCTGGCCACAGAGTACGGCCTCACCTCCGTGCCGCCGCTACCGGTGGTGGACATGGCCAGCGTGCGCTCCACAGTGGCCATGCGTAAACGATGA